A window of the Catenulispora sp. GP43 genome harbors these coding sequences:
- a CDS encoding MBL fold metallo-hydrolase has protein sequence MANPETFTVRYLGGPSALLDYGGVTILVDPTFDPPGEHPVGERVLTKTAGPALTADDVGAVDVVLLSHDQHPDNLDEAGRDYVDTARLVLSTRSAEERLGGAVLGLPNWVSQEFDRPGGGTALVTGVPALHGPAGSEPVVGEVTGFVLTGEDLPTVYISGDNASLDLVREIADRYAPVDVALLFAGGARTPLLDYAYLTLTSTEAAEAAGILRAGAVVPLHFEQWAHFSEGGEQLRQAFAAAGLSEKLRLLKPGESAGF, from the coding sequence CCTCGGCGGTCCCTCGGCCCTGCTCGACTACGGCGGCGTCACGATCCTGGTGGATCCGACCTTCGACCCGCCCGGCGAGCACCCGGTCGGCGAGCGGGTCCTGACCAAGACCGCCGGCCCTGCCCTGACCGCCGACGACGTCGGCGCCGTGGACGTCGTGCTGCTGTCCCACGACCAGCACCCTGACAACCTCGACGAGGCGGGGCGGGACTACGTCGACACCGCCCGCCTGGTCCTGAGCACCCGCTCGGCCGAGGAGCGCCTGGGCGGCGCGGTGCTGGGCCTGCCGAACTGGGTGAGCCAGGAGTTCGACCGCCCCGGCGGCGGCACCGCCCTGGTCACCGGGGTCCCGGCGCTGCATGGCCCGGCCGGCAGCGAGCCGGTGGTCGGCGAGGTCACCGGCTTCGTCCTGACCGGCGAGGACCTGCCGACCGTCTACATCAGCGGCGACAACGCCTCGCTGGACCTGGTCCGCGAGATCGCGGACCGCTACGCCCCGGTCGACGTGGCGCTGCTGTTCGCCGGCGGGGCCCGCACCCCGCTGCTGGACTACGCCTACCTGACGCTGACCAGCACCGAGGCCGCCGAGGCCGCGGGGATCCTGCGGGCCGGCGCCGTGGTCCCGCTGCACTTCGAGCAGTGGGCGCACTTCAGCGAGGGCGGCGAGCAGCTCCGGCAGGCGTTCGCGGCCGCCGGCCTGAGCGAGAAGCTGCGGCTGCTCAAGCCCGGCGAGTCGGCGGGGTTCTGA